The following proteins are co-located in the ANME-2 cluster archaeon genome:
- a CDS encoding formylmethanofuran dehydrogenase subunit C, translated as MEEVTLTPKGKIDIMVEAEVITPDTFATKSANEIEKLVVWQGSHELPLLKFFDVKGKGGSSAVETSIIIEGDVTRVKRIGEGMTGGSIIIKGSAGMHTGSGMNGGEIVVKGNADAWAGMEMKGGLLHITGDVGDHAGCAYRGSWHGMTGGKILIDGSAQSQVGGGMSGGVIVVAGSVQNFCGIRQNSGLIIVKGDAVRTVGAEMSGGTIVVAGSIKNFLPGFEYTDTESDLAFDDIVCQGEFKKFAGDHAIVTRTKGALYVSKNANEDL; from the coding sequence ATGGAAGAAGTTACACTTACACCAAAAGGTAAAATAGATATAATGGTGGAGGCAGAGGTGATCACACCTGATACTTTTGCCACAAAGAGCGCAAATGAAATTGAAAAACTGGTTGTATGGCAAGGTTCACACGAACTACCCCTTTTAAAGTTCTTCGATGTTAAGGGCAAGGGAGGAAGTTCTGCTGTGGAGACATCGATCATCATTGAAGGAGATGTCACCAGGGTCAAGCGGATAGGCGAAGGTATGACAGGAGGCAGTATCATTATCAAAGGTTCTGCAGGCATGCATACCGGATCAGGGATGAACGGCGGGGAGATCGTAGTCAAGGGTAATGCCGATGCATGGGCAGGCATGGAAATGAAAGGCGGACTCCTGCACATAACTGGTGATGTCGGTGACCATGCGGGTTGTGCTTATCGCGGTAGCTGGCACGGAATGACTGGCGGTAAAATACTTATCGACGGCAGTGCCCAGAGCCAGGTTGGCGGGGGTATGAGCGGCGGAGTGATCGTAGTTGCGGGTAGTGTGCAAAACTTTTGCGGTATACGCCAGAACAGCGGCCTGATCATTGTGAAAGGAGACGCTGTACGTACAGTTGGAGCCGAGATGTCTGGCGGAACGATAGTTGTTGCTGGCAGTATCAAGAACTTCCTGCCCGGATTTGAATATACGGATACAGAGAGTGATCTGGCATTCGATGACATCGTGTGCCAGGGCGAGTTTAAGAAGTTTGCAGGTGACCACGCAATTGTTACGCGGACCAAGGGTGCGCTGTACGTATCAAAGAATGCAAATGAGGATTTGTGA